In Alkalinema sp. FACHB-956, a single genomic region encodes these proteins:
- a CDS encoding ABC transporter permease, translating into MALAPSSNNPSASQKLFDWRWLRPILGLGVGGLIWWLWTSPLFQGLPWQQGMIFSDFSPEKTLGTLLELLRSGALFPHLMTSLRRVFVGLLGATLIGIPLGIFIGLSRALDQITSALFQFIRMISPLSWMPLAVMVLGVGDRPVYFLLTIAAVWPILLNTAAGVAAVDRRWLLLSRSLCATSWETLIRVIFPAIVPHILTGIRLAIGIIWVVLVPAEMLGVSAGLGYYILDTRDRLAYSELLAVILVIGALGYGLDATVRSLQRIHHARL; encoded by the coding sequence ATGGCTTTAGCACCCTCTTCCAACAACCCATCCGCTTCTCAAAAATTATTCGATTGGCGCTGGCTCCGACCCATTCTTGGTTTGGGTGTAGGAGGGCTGATTTGGTGGCTGTGGACGAGTCCACTCTTCCAGGGATTACCCTGGCAACAGGGGATGATTTTCAGTGATTTTTCTCCTGAAAAAACCTTAGGCACATTATTAGAGTTACTACGATCGGGAGCCCTTTTCCCCCACTTGATGACTAGTCTCCGCCGTGTTTTTGTTGGATTGCTGGGTGCCACTCTGATAGGGATTCCCCTAGGAATTTTCATCGGTCTTTCCCGTGCTTTGGATCAAATCACCTCAGCATTGTTTCAGTTCATTCGGATGATTTCTCCCCTTTCTTGGATGCCATTGGCAGTGATGGTTCTTGGAGTGGGCGATCGTCCAGTTTATTTCCTGCTGACCATCGCAGCGGTTTGGCCGATTTTACTCAATACCGCCGCAGGGGTAGCAGCCGTCGATCGACGCTGGCTATTGCTGTCTCGCAGTCTTTGTGCAACATCCTGGGAAACCCTGATTCGGGTGATTTTTCCAGCGATTGTGCCGCATATTTTGACGGGGATCCGGTTAGCCATTGGCATTATTTGGGTGGTTTTAGTTCCTGCGGAAATGCTAGGTGTGAGCGCTGGCTTGGGATACTACATTCTAGATACGCGCGATCGCTTGGCCTATTCTGAATTGCTGGCAGTGATTTTAGTAATTGGTGCGCTGGGCTATGGCTTGGATGCTACAGTGCGATCGCTCCAAAGGATTCACCATGCTAGGCTCTAG
- a CDS encoding carbonic anhydrase — MSQLLQEVLAANQTYAEQFGEKGQLPLPPGRQFAILTCMDARLDPARYAGLAEGDAHVIRNAGGRASDDAIRSLVISYKLLGTREWFVIHHTDCGMQLFTDQIIRDLLGQSLVTAVVDDQGWKDVGSGPGSTEAEFVDWLTFQDLAQSVVVDVQRIRSHPLVPVTIPIYGYIYDVKTGRLIEVPEATQAGQTA; from the coding sequence ATGAGCCAACTTCTGCAAGAAGTCCTTGCTGCTAACCAAACCTACGCTGAACAATTTGGCGAAAAGGGGCAACTGCCCTTACCACCAGGTCGCCAATTTGCGATTTTGACCTGTATGGACGCACGCCTTGACCCGGCACGCTACGCTGGCCTCGCAGAAGGGGATGCCCATGTGATTCGGAATGCGGGGGGGCGAGCGAGTGATGATGCCATTCGATCGCTGGTGATTTCCTACAAATTGTTGGGAACCCGTGAATGGTTTGTTATTCACCATACGGACTGCGGGATGCAATTATTCACCGATCAAATTATTCGTGATTTGTTAGGCCAGAGTTTAGTGACCGCTGTTGTGGATGATCAAGGCTGGAAAGACGTGGGCAGTGGGCCAGGATCAACGGAAGCAGAATTTGTCGATTGGCTGACATTCCAAGACTTAGCCCAGAGTGTCGTGGTGGATGTGCAACGGATTCGATCGCATCCTTTAGTCCCTGTGACTATCCCAATTTATGGCTATATCTATGATGTCAAAACAGGGCGATTAATTGAAGTCCCTGAAGCAACGCAAGCTGGCCAGACTGCCTAG
- a CDS encoding ABC transporter substrate-binding protein has product MYRPNRSFLHPLNCACCGMSRRDFLRFSGLLGTSALTTAAIGGCQSNTASKQGTLNSPSPENANPAVKIGYLPITDAAPLLVAHSQKLYEAEGLTADQPTLFRSWAQIVEAFLARQVNVIHVLMPATIWIRYGKKFPGKVVAWNHTNGSALTVLPSISTVADLGGRSIAVPFWYSIHNVVLQQVLKQAGLQVVRKPKDAPLAANEVNLLVLPPPEMVSALANQSIGGYIVAEPFNAAAETQEKGKILRFTGDIWKDHACCVVFMHEDDLTQRKDWSQKVVNALVKAQHWMREHRGEVAQILSKDGGKYTPHPLPILQRTLSYYDKEVYGKQGAIIHPDWPGSRIDFQPYPFPSYTESLVKLLQETQLEGENSFLQALQPSQVAQDLVDASFVRNALPLVGGPSAFGLDDSLTRTETFAV; this is encoded by the coding sequence ATGTATAGACCGAATCGATCTTTTCTCCATCCCCTCAATTGCGCTTGCTGTGGCATGAGTCGCCGTGATTTCCTTCGCTTTAGTGGCCTACTAGGCACTTCTGCATTAACCACCGCTGCGATCGGGGGGTGTCAATCGAATACCGCATCCAAGCAAGGAACGCTAAATTCACCATCACCAGAAAATGCAAATCCCGCCGTCAAGATTGGTTATTTACCCATTACAGATGCGGCCCCCTTACTGGTTGCCCACTCCCAGAAGCTCTATGAAGCCGAAGGGTTAACTGCTGACCAGCCAACCCTATTCCGTTCTTGGGCACAGATTGTAGAAGCGTTTCTGGCTCGACAGGTAAATGTGATTCACGTTCTCATGCCAGCAACCATTTGGATTCGCTACGGGAAAAAATTTCCTGGGAAAGTGGTGGCGTGGAATCATACAAATGGTTCTGCATTAACGGTGCTACCCAGCATTTCCACAGTGGCAGATTTGGGCGGACGATCGATCGCGGTTCCTTTTTGGTATTCAATTCATAACGTAGTTCTGCAACAAGTACTCAAACAAGCGGGATTGCAAGTGGTGCGGAAACCCAAGGACGCTCCCCTGGCCGCCAATGAAGTGAATCTGCTGGTACTCCCCCCGCCTGAAATGGTGTCCGCCTTAGCCAATCAGAGTATTGGTGGGTATATTGTGGCGGAACCCTTTAATGCAGCGGCAGAAACCCAGGAAAAAGGAAAAATTTTGCGCTTCACTGGAGATATTTGGAAAGATCATGCCTGCTGTGTTGTCTTTATGCATGAAGACGATTTAACGCAGCGCAAAGATTGGTCACAGAAAGTGGTCAACGCTTTAGTCAAAGCGCAGCATTGGATGCGGGAACACCGTGGAGAAGTTGCCCAAATCCTATCAAAGGATGGGGGGAAATATACCCCTCACCCCTTGCCAATTTTGCAACGCACCCTGAGTTATTACGATAAGGAGGTCTATGGGAAACAAGGGGCCATTATCCATCCTGATTGGCCTGGAAGCCGCATTGATTTCCAACCCTATCCCTTTCCTTCCTACACAGAGTCTTTAGTGAAGTTGTTACAAGAAACCCAACTAGAAGGGGAGAATAGCTTCTTGCAAGCCCTGCAACCCAGTCAAGTTGCCCAGGATCTGGTGGATGCTTCGTTTGTCAGAAATGCATTGCCGTTAGTGGGTGGGCCCTCTGCATTCGGTTTAGACGACAGTTTAACCCGCACAGAGACGTTTGCAGTTTAA
- a CDS encoding ABC transporter ATP-binding protein codes for MEPSHFELNQLGLVDISQSSQSHSSLHLRQRSTSLLRVENLSKQYLVRGRALTAFTDINLTVQAQEVVCLVGLSGCGKSSLLSTIAGLQSADRGEIYLKGQLIHQPQPQVGLVFQDAALLPWLTVSQNIVWGLQLKHMPRLSRRDVKTRLAEVIHSVNLEGFESAYPHQLSGGMAQRVALARTLIRHPKLLLLDEPFSALDAMTRLEMQTLLLKVIEQHHSTVVMVTHDLDEALLLGDRIILMNHRPGRIHREWSIPPPKPRFHQTQALAALRLSILTELSTLVDH; via the coding sequence TTGGAACCCTCACATTTCGAGCTGAATCAGTTGGGATTAGTCGATATATCACAATCGTCACAATCACACTCATCCTTACACCTTCGCCAGCGCTCTACGAGTCTTTTAAGAGTAGAAAATTTATCTAAACAATATCTAGTTCGCGGACGGGCTCTGACGGCTTTTACCGATATTAATTTAACGGTTCAAGCCCAGGAAGTGGTTTGCTTAGTAGGGTTAAGTGGTTGTGGCAAATCATCATTACTGTCTACGATCGCGGGTTTACAATCCGCCGATCGGGGCGAGATTTACCTCAAAGGTCAGCTCATTCACCAACCCCAACCCCAAGTGGGTTTAGTGTTTCAAGATGCAGCTCTCTTGCCTTGGTTGACCGTCAGTCAAAATATTGTCTGGGGTTTGCAACTCAAACATATGCCTCGCCTTTCTCGGCGGGACGTGAAAACACGCCTTGCAGAAGTGATTCATAGCGTCAATTTAGAGGGGTTTGAATCTGCCTATCCCCATCAACTGTCTGGGGGCATGGCTCAGCGGGTTGCCTTAGCCAGAACTCTCATCCGTCATCCTAAACTCCTACTGCTTGACGAACCGTTTAGTGCATTGGATGCCATGACCCGCTTGGAAATGCAGACATTGCTCTTAAAAGTGATTGAACAGCATCACAGTACAGTCGTGATGGTGACCCATGACCTTGATGAGGCACTTCTCTTGGGCGATCGGATTATTTTAATGAACCATCGGCCTGGACGCATTCACCGAGAATGGTCAATTCCGCCCCCCAAACCGCGATTCCACCAAACCCAAGCCCTTGCAGCTTTACGTTTGTCCATTTTGACTGAACTTTCCACCCTAGTAGATCACTGA